In Flavobacteriales bacterium, one genomic interval encodes:
- a CDS encoding DinB family protein, protein MKPLIDHYADYTLWANTRFVERLSKEPDTFLDKPVASSFPSLRATLMHIRNAENTWRCRLDGVASAWPAETDDSLGTVLTYARSWHEKVRGMDENKLAQVITYKDLRGNAHAQPAWYMIMHCCNHSTQHRGQLITMMRALELTDIPANDMIVYQRSL, encoded by the coding sequence ATGAAGCCTTTGATCGACCACTACGCGGATTACACTCTTTGGGCCAATACACGTTTCGTCGAGCGCTTGTCCAAAGAGCCGGATACCTTTCTGGACAAGCCAGTCGCAAGTAGTTTCCCTTCGCTTCGTGCTACGTTGATGCACATACGGAACGCCGAGAACACATGGCGGTGCCGGTTGGATGGGGTTGCTTCAGCATGGCCAGCAGAAACCGATGATTCACTTGGAACCGTCCTTACCTATGCCCGATCATGGCACGAAAAAGTGCGCGGAATGGACGAGAATAAATTGGCGCAAGTGATCACCTACAAGGACCTTCGGGGTAATGCCCATGCGCAACCGGCTTGGTACATGATCATGCATTGCTGCAACCACAGCACCCAACACCGCGGTCAGTTGATCACGATGATGCGCGCTCTTGAACTCACCGATATCCCGGCGAATGACATGATCGTCTACCAACGGTCGTTGTGA
- a CDS encoding EI24 domain-containing protein, giving the protein MQFLRDFTLGLAGFFKAFGFAMRNRMAWMFIVPALLWVVLAYGLYSLLDTPVDTLSNWLAGFLDIPVAPEAQGWWNGVKAFLNGAREIIVSFILHLAIVYLLFIANKYIVLILLSPLLAYASERTEEILTGKNYPFSWAQLLKDAFRGALIALRNGVLELSISIGIWFVTLFVPFLAPISFILLFLVSSYFYGFSMFDYVFERRRYRITESVRAVNDRIGLVMANGSLFGLGMMVPLFGIMFSPVMASVGAVLATVDKEGALPQFDTFTPQAPH; this is encoded by the coding sequence ATGCAATTCTTGCGCGACTTCACCCTTGGACTTGCTGGCTTTTTCAAGGCCTTTGGATTTGCCATGAGGAACCGCATGGCATGGATGTTCATTGTGCCGGCATTGTTGTGGGTCGTGCTGGCTTATGGTCTCTATTCGCTGTTGGATACACCCGTCGATACACTCTCCAATTGGTTGGCTGGTTTTCTGGATATTCCGGTGGCACCCGAAGCCCAAGGCTGGTGGAACGGTGTAAAAGCTTTTCTGAACGGAGCGCGTGAGATCATCGTGAGTTTCATACTGCACTTGGCTATCGTTTACCTCTTGTTCATCGCGAATAAGTACATCGTGCTGATCCTGCTTTCACCTTTATTGGCCTACGCTAGCGAGCGGACAGAAGAGATCCTTACAGGGAAAAACTATCCGTTCAGTTGGGCGCAACTACTGAAGGATGCCTTCCGCGGTGCGCTGATCGCATTACGGAACGGTGTCTTGGAATTAAGTATCTCCATCGGCATCTGGTTCGTTACCCTGTTCGTGCCATTCCTTGCACCGATCTCGTTCATCCTGCTCTTTCTGGTCTCGTCCTATTTCTACGGATTCTCCATGTTCGATTATGTGTTCGAACGACGCCGATACCGGATCACCGAAAGTGTGCGCGCAGTGAATGATCGTATAGGCCTGGTCATGGCGAACGGTAGTTTGTTCGGACTTGGAATGATGGTGCCGCTCTTCGGGATCATGTTCAGTCCGGTTATGGCATCCGTTGGCGCTGTGCTGGCAACAGTAGATAAGGAAGGTGCGTTGCCACAATTTGATACTTTCACACCGCAAGCGCCACATTAG
- a CDS encoding MFS transporter encodes MQKGDPRVISGWTMYDWANSVYSLTITSAVFPVFYAAITIDGDLDKVMDRYGLPAMSLYSYVISASFLLIALVAPILSGIADHTGQKKKFLKAFCYLGALSCAGLFFFDVDHLWLGLMFAMLASIGYSGSLIFYDAFLPEIAEPKDHDRISARGYMMGYIGSVFLLILNLAMVMSPESFGIPDRDGLPARITFITVGIWWAVFAQFAFRVLPDNPYHRKPSGNIIANGYRELRKVWVQLKSTTRLRRFLTAFFMFNMGIQTVMYLAVTYAKQEVMELNDVGEPVPISDQSLITSILLIQLLAAVGAYLFVVLSKRLGNLNALMVGCTLWIGMCVAAYHVQWATQFYALACGVGLIMGGSQALSRSTYSKFLPETIDHASYFSFYDVSFYLSTVLGTFAYGAVYQITDDLRNTIVAVGSFFVIGLVLLLRVPKEESPSVQSA; translated from the coding sequence ATGCAAAAGGGCGACCCACGTGTGATCAGTGGTTGGACGATGTACGATTGGGCCAACTCGGTCTACTCGCTTACCATTACATCCGCCGTATTTCCCGTCTTTTATGCCGCCATTACAATAGATGGCGATCTGGATAAGGTCATGGACCGCTACGGTCTACCGGCCATGTCGCTTTACTCGTATGTGATCTCAGCCAGTTTTCTGCTGATCGCACTGGTGGCCCCGATCCTGAGCGGCATCGCAGACCATACCGGACAGAAAAAGAAATTCCTGAAAGCTTTCTGTTACCTGGGTGCATTAAGCTGCGCGGGCCTGTTCTTTTTTGATGTGGACCATTTATGGCTCGGCCTCATGTTCGCCATGCTTGCCAGTATCGGTTACAGCGGTAGTTTGATCTTCTACGACGCGTTCCTTCCTGAGATCGCTGAGCCCAAGGACCATGATCGCATCAGCGCTCGTGGCTATATGATGGGCTATATCGGAAGCGTGTTCCTGCTCATTCTCAACTTGGCCATGGTGATGAGTCCGGAGTCGTTCGGTATACCGGATCGCGATGGACTACCGGCCCGCATTACGTTCATTACCGTTGGTATCTGGTGGGCCGTGTTCGCACAGTTCGCCTTCCGTGTGCTACCGGATAACCCCTATCACCGTAAACCCAGTGGAAACATCATCGCCAACGGCTACCGCGAATTGAGGAAAGTGTGGGTGCAACTCAAAAGCACCACCCGCCTACGTCGCTTTCTCACTGCGTTTTTCATGTTCAACATGGGCATACAGACGGTGATGTACCTCGCAGTCACCTATGCCAAGCAAGAGGTAATGGAACTCAATGATGTTGGAGAGCCTGTGCCCATCAGCGACCAGAGCTTGATCACCAGTATCCTCTTGATCCAATTGCTCGCAGCCGTCGGTGCTTACCTCTTCGTTGTGCTCAGCAAACGTCTGGGAAATCTGAACGCGCTTATGGTAGGCTGCACGTTGTGGATCGGCATGTGCGTTGCCGCTTATCATGTGCAGTGGGCCACGCAATTTTATGCGCTGGCGTGTGGTGTAGGGTTGATCATGGGCGGGAGCCAGGCGCTTTCGCGTAGTACGTACTCCAAGTTCCTGCCGGAGACCATTGATCACGCGTCCTACTTTTCGTTCTACGACGTCAGTTTCTATCTGAGTACAGTGCTTGGCACGTTCGCTTATGGAGCGGTCTACCAGATCACGGACGATCTGCGGAATACCATTGTGGCCGTTGGTTCCTTCTTTGTGATCGGACTGGTATTGTTGCTTCGGGTTCCGAAGGAAGAATCTCCTTCCGTACAGAGTGCGTAG
- a CDS encoding OmpA family protein, translating to MTYRFLTIAAACFVIPAFLFAQDEPKDEEENNMISNGSFETTEGKMKRTGNLEQATGWKSPTEVIADVFTETVAGAPISAPRNQFGDQSALDGINYAGVLWWSYQNKQPRSYMQAKFKKMLKKGEKYCVKYYISLADLSKYSTNEIGAYVSKVPVDKKDMNSLTYNAQVPLLKDQVYNDMFSWQGVCGIYEANGDEQYLIIGNFAANESTTNEKVKRPKGESRPQVMNAYYYIDDVSVTAVKNRSDCSCKQIDEAESEYIFSKRGAMASNLTPAAKVEQQVIYFKRFQQGIDRSMETWITDLVEAMKADSSITVKLNGFIDETEKARMAMRPDLETLGLERADTVKEALVEEGIDAARITTSAGPKDTPADDSGTETGESKNRRVEVDVVQ from the coding sequence ATGACCTATCGTTTTTTGACCATCGCCGCTGCTTGTTTCGTTATCCCAGCCTTTCTGTTTGCCCAGGATGAGCCCAAGGACGAGGAAGAGAACAACATGATCTCCAACGGAAGCTTCGAAACCACCGAGGGTAAGATGAAACGTACGGGCAATCTCGAGCAGGCCACAGGTTGGAAGAGCCCAACGGAAGTTATAGCAGATGTGTTTACCGAGACGGTAGCAGGCGCTCCGATAAGTGCTCCGCGCAATCAGTTCGGGGATCAATCCGCGCTGGATGGGATCAATTATGCTGGTGTGCTCTGGTGGAGCTATCAGAACAAGCAGCCGCGCTCATACATGCAGGCCAAATTCAAGAAGATGTTGAAGAAGGGCGAGAAGTATTGTGTGAAGTACTACATCAGCCTAGCCGACCTCAGCAAATACAGCACCAATGAGATCGGAGCCTATGTCAGTAAGGTTCCTGTTGACAAGAAGGACATGAATTCGCTTACGTACAATGCGCAAGTTCCGCTTCTCAAGGATCAGGTGTATAATGATATGTTCAGCTGGCAGGGCGTGTGCGGGATCTACGAGGCCAATGGAGATGAACAGTATCTGATCATTGGCAATTTCGCTGCCAACGAAAGCACGACCAACGAAAAAGTAAAGCGTCCGAAAGGAGAAAGCCGTCCTCAGGTCATGAACGCTTACTACTACATCGACGACGTAAGTGTTACGGCCGTGAAGAACAGAAGCGATTGTTCATGCAAACAGATCGATGAGGCCGAAAGTGAATACATTTTCAGTAAGCGCGGAGCCATGGCGAGTAACCTGACTCCGGCTGCCAAGGTCGAGCAGCAAGTGATCTACTTCAAGCGCTTTCAGCAAGGTATCGATCGGAGCATGGAGACCTGGATCACGGATCTGGTAGAGGCGATGAAAGCCGATTCTTCGATCACCGTGAAATTGAACGGTTTCATCGACGAGACGGAAAAAGCCCGTATGGCCATGCGTCCTGATCTGGAAACACTTGGTTTGGAGCGTGCTGATACCGTAAAGGAAGCCTTGGTTGAAGAAGGCATCGATGCAGCACGTATCACCACATCCGCCGGGCCAAAAGACACGCCAGCGGACGATAGCGGCACCGAAACCGGTGAAAGCAAGAACCGCAGGGTAGAGGTGGACGTTGTTCAGTAG
- the purB gene encoding adenylosuccinate lyase, which produces MDLQPLTAISPLDGRYWKTTAPLSIWFSEHALIRYRLMVELTYFRFLCEIPLPELKGTDVRRLDPLFGRIAALSVEDAQAIKDIEKTTNHDVKAVEYWLKERLSELGIGEQKEFVHFGLTSQDINNTATPLLLKEFTSILYIPKISTVVDALHSMAKEWAHVPMLARTHGQPASPTRLGKELEVFVERLLRQLEHLKAISFSSKFGGATGNFNAHHVAYPEYDWAALADSFVHEKLGLRRQRFTTQIEHYDDMAALFDAIRRVNIILIDLCRDLWQYISMDYFRQQTKAGEIGSSAMPHKVNPIDFENAEGNLGMANALFGHLSEKLPISRLQRDLTDSTVTRNIGSPMAHTMIAIDSIHKGLVKLLLNESAIDRDLDAQWAVVAEGIQTMLRRAGHPQPYELLKDLTRGKEKVTQADIAAFIDKLEVSDTLRTQLKALTPRNYTGVDLLAT; this is translated from the coding sequence ATGGATCTTCAACCCCTTACCGCGATCTCGCCTTTGGATGGGCGCTATTGGAAAACCACTGCACCACTATCGATCTGGTTCAGTGAGCATGCGCTGATCCGCTACCGGTTAATGGTAGAGCTCACCTACTTCCGGTTCTTATGCGAGATCCCGTTGCCGGAACTGAAGGGCACGGACGTGCGCAGGCTGGATCCCCTATTCGGTCGTATTGCTGCGCTTTCCGTTGAAGACGCGCAAGCCATCAAGGACATTGAGAAGACTACCAACCACGATGTAAAGGCTGTGGAATATTGGTTGAAGGAACGGTTGAGCGAGCTGGGCATAGGAGAACAGAAAGAGTTCGTGCATTTTGGATTGACGTCGCAGGACATCAACAACACAGCTACCCCACTTCTATTGAAGGAATTCACGAGCATCTTGTACATTCCAAAAATATCCACTGTTGTTGATGCGTTGCATTCCATGGCGAAGGAATGGGCGCATGTGCCGATGCTTGCTCGCACGCATGGTCAGCCGGCCTCACCCACACGCTTGGGCAAGGAATTGGAAGTATTCGTAGAGCGCTTGCTCAGGCAGTTGGAACACCTGAAAGCCATTTCGTTCAGCAGTAAGTTCGGTGGAGCAACAGGCAATTTCAATGCGCATCATGTTGCGTATCCGGAATATGATTGGGCTGCTTTGGCCGACAGCTTCGTGCATGAAAAACTCGGCTTGCGCCGCCAGCGGTTCACTACGCAGATAGAGCATTACGATGATATGGCCGCGCTCTTCGATGCCATACGCCGCGTGAACATCATTTTGATCGACCTGTGCCGTGATCTTTGGCAATACATAAGCATGGATTACTTCCGCCAACAGACCAAGGCGGGCGAGATCGGTAGCAGCGCAATGCCGCACAAAGTGAATCCGATCGATTTCGAGAATGCGGAAGGAAACCTCGGCATGGCCAACGCATTATTCGGTCACTTGAGCGAGAAACTACCGATCAGTCGGTTGCAGCGCGATCTTACGGACAGCACCGTTACGCGGAACATCGGTTCACCGATGGCACATACCATGATCGCTATCGATAGCATTCATAAAGGGCTGGTGAAACTTTTACTGAACGAGAGCGCCATTGATCGTGATCTGGATGCGCAATGGGCAGTTGTTGCAGAAGGTATCCAAACGATGCTACGCCGTGCTGGTCACCCGCAACCTTATGAGCTGCTGAAAGACCTTACCCGTGGCAAGGAGAAAGTAACTCAGGCGGATATCGCTGCGTTCATCGACAAGTTGGAAGTGAGCGATACACTACGCACCCAATTGAAAGCGTTAACACCGCGGAATTATACAGGCGTTGATCTGCTAGCTACGTAG
- the lhgO gene encoding L-2-hydroxyglutarate oxidase has protein sequence MAEQNSWDVIIIGGGIVGAGTFYKLQTRYPELRVLLLEKENALADHQTGHNSGVIHSGIYYKPGSYKAKNCVEGRRELVAFAKEHGVKHDICGKLIVATKKDELERLEKIYNTGVANGIEDMQRISVAEMREIEPFVQGIAGLRVGCTGIIDFRGATEKMTEIALRINPNSKVSVGEEVLSTEQLGSTSTISTSKGTYTTRYAIFCGGLQSDRLARKDGATVKEQIVGFRGDYYDLTDEGKHKVKHLIYPVPDPRFPFLGVHFTRMTDGSIECGPNAVFTFKREGYGKTDFSLKDTVDALTYGGTWKLFFKNMSYGIDEYRRAFSKRLFLKTLQGLIPSLTMDDIKPGRAGVRAMLLGTDGNMVDDFRIERRGNHIHVLNAPSPAATAALAIGEEIVNMAAEQLKIGK, from the coding sequence ATGGCAGAGCAGAATTCTTGGGATGTGATCATCATTGGCGGCGGGATCGTGGGTGCTGGAACGTTCTACAAATTGCAGACCCGCTATCCGGAACTGCGCGTACTTCTTCTTGAAAAAGAGAATGCCCTGGCCGATCACCAGACCGGACACAACAGCGGTGTGATCCATAGCGGGATCTATTACAAGCCGGGCAGTTACAAAGCCAAAAATTGCGTGGAAGGGCGAAGAGAATTAGTTGCCTTTGCAAAGGAGCATGGCGTGAAGCACGACATCTGCGGTAAGCTCATCGTGGCCACCAAGAAGGACGAGTTGGAACGTCTCGAGAAGATCTACAATACCGGTGTCGCGAATGGGATCGAGGACATGCAGCGTATCTCGGTTGCTGAAATGCGCGAGATCGAACCATTCGTACAAGGCATAGCCGGTTTGCGTGTGGGGTGCACAGGCATTATTGATTTTCGAGGTGCTACCGAGAAGATGACGGAGATCGCGTTGCGCATCAATCCGAATAGCAAAGTAAGTGTAGGAGAGGAGGTGCTGAGTACAGAGCAACTTGGTTCCACAAGTACCATCTCAACTTCCAAAGGCACCTATACCACGCGGTATGCGATCTTTTGTGGTGGTCTACAAAGCGATCGCTTGGCACGAAAGGATGGCGCTACTGTCAAGGAGCAGATCGTCGGTTTCCGGGGCGATTACTACGACCTTACCGATGAAGGGAAACACAAAGTGAAACACCTGATCTATCCCGTTCCTGATCCGCGCTTCCCATTTCTGGGCGTACACTTTACACGCATGACGGATGGCAGCATTGAATGCGGTCCCAATGCGGTGTTCACCTTCAAACGCGAAGGATACGGTAAAACGGATTTCAGTTTGAAGGATACCGTGGATGCGCTGACCTATGGCGGCACTTGGAAACTCTTCTTCAAGAACATGTCCTATGGGATTGATGAATACCGCCGTGCATTCAGCAAACGATTGTTCCTGAAAACGCTACAAGGGCTTATTCCATCGTTGACCATGGACGACATTAAGCCCGGTCGTGCTGGTGTGCGCGCAATGCTTTTAGGTACCGATGGCAATATGGTCGATGACTTCCGGATCGAACGGCGCGGGAATCATATACACGTGCTGAACGCTCCTTCACCTGCTGCAACCGCTGCACTGGCCATCGGCGAGGAGATCGTGAACATGGCAGCGGAACAACTCAAGATAGGGAAGTGA
- a CDS encoding alpha/beta hydrolase — MKKDTMTKAFLICSLALATLNSAATAQSIDSIPDHNTFTISSTYVNEPRVINVWVPPSYITGSDSLPVLYMPDGGVNEDFPHIANTLAELISSKRIPPIILVGIDNTERRRDLTGPTNNAEDKEIAPVVGGSADFRDFIEKELVAEIDGIYRTTDKRGIIGESLAGLFVVETLLLRPELFDFYIAMDPSLWWNDMDMVKTAPEYLAKFPAKPIRFWFAGSSVQEETPFISNLSGALELTAPKTLVWQYSDEPNETHATIFRATKEKALVWVLGGEK, encoded by the coding sequence ATGAAGAAAGATACCATGACCAAAGCCTTCCTGATCTGCTCCCTAGCACTAGCAACCCTGAACAGTGCAGCAACCGCGCAGAGCATCGACTCCATTCCCGATCACAACACCTTCACCATCTCGTCCACGTACGTAAACGAGCCGCGCGTGATCAATGTGTGGGTGCCACCGAGCTACATAACGGGCAGCGACTCCCTGCCCGTACTGTACATGCCCGATGGCGGGGTCAACGAGGACTTCCCGCACATTGCCAACACGCTCGCCGAATTGATCTCCAGCAAGCGCATTCCACCTATCATACTGGTTGGCATTGATAACACGGAACGCAGAAGAGACCTCACCGGCCCGACGAATAACGCGGAGGACAAAGAAATTGCCCCGGTAGTTGGTGGCTCAGCGGACTTCAGGGATTTCATTGAAAAGGAACTGGTTGCGGAGATCGATGGCATCTACCGCACAACGGACAAGCGCGGCATCATCGGTGAATCATTGGCTGGATTGTTCGTGGTTGAAACGCTTCTACTACGCCCCGAACTATTCGACTTCTACATAGCTATGGATCCTTCGCTTTGGTGGAACGATATGGACATGGTGAAAACTGCTCCGGAATACCTTGCCAAATTTCCCGCAAAACCCATCCGGTTCTGGTTCGCGGGCTCGAGTGTGCAGGAAGAAACTCCGTTCATTTCAAACCTCAGCGGGGCCCTTGAACTCACTGCGCCTAAAACATTGGTCTGGCAGTATTCGGATGAACCCAATGAAACGCACGCTACTATTTTCAGAGCAACTAAAGAGAAGGCGCTGGTTTGGGTGTTGGGTGGTGAGAAGTGA
- the htpG gene encoding molecular chaperone HtpG, whose amino-acid sequence MATSTEEKTASKSGTISVHTENIFPIIKKFLYSDHEIFIRELVSNAVDATQKLKTLSARGEFKGELSDTTIAVRIDKEKKTLTISDHGVGLTGEEVEKYINQIAFSGAEEFLEKYKSEKDATKIIGHFGLGFYSAFMVANKVEIFSKSWQDAEAIHWSCEGSTEFTLTTGERTERGTDIVLHITEESLEFLEEARIGGILKKYCSFLPIPIAFGEEEVGEEDKKVKQPRIINNTDPAWTKQPLSLKPEDYTSLYHELYPMSEDPLFHIHLNVDYPFKLTGILYFPKLKRDFDPQRNKVQLYSEQVFVTDNVNDILPEFLTLLNGVIDSPDIPLNVSRSYLQSDAAVKKISGHITKKVADKLNEMFKSDRPDLESKWDDIKVFIEYGMLTDEKFFDAAQQFNLFKNTDGTSYTLEELKIKLAPTQTDKEENVIVLYANDVEGQHPFIEAAKSRGYEVMLLDSQLVAHVIQRLEMKNDKLRFARVDSDTLDKLIAKDTKAESTLTEEELGQLKPAFESVIGDNKFSLQFEPMGAEGDAVVITRPEFMRRLREQQQTGGQNMFGNMPEMMNLVVNTDHPLTRTILDSKTDKRREKLSKQAVDLALLGQGMLKGEALTAFLRRSVELIK is encoded by the coding sequence ATGGCAACCAGCACCGAAGAGAAGACAGCGAGTAAGAGCGGTACGATCAGCGTACATACCGAGAACATCTTTCCTATCATTAAGAAATTCCTGTATTCCGATCATGAGATCTTTATTCGGGAATTGGTAAGCAATGCTGTGGATGCCACACAGAAGCTCAAGACCCTCTCTGCACGCGGGGAGTTCAAAGGCGAGTTGAGCGATACCACGATCGCAGTGCGCATAGACAAAGAGAAAAAGACGTTGACCATCAGCGACCACGGTGTGGGGCTCACTGGTGAGGAGGTGGAGAAGTACATCAACCAGATCGCCTTTAGTGGTGCGGAGGAGTTCTTGGAGAAATACAAGAGCGAAAAGGACGCGACCAAGATCATTGGGCATTTTGGACTGGGGTTCTATAGCGCTTTCATGGTGGCCAATAAGGTCGAGATCTTCAGCAAAAGTTGGCAAGATGCCGAGGCCATCCATTGGTCCTGCGAGGGCAGTACGGAGTTCACCCTAACTACGGGAGAACGCACCGAGCGCGGCACGGACATCGTGCTACACATTACCGAAGAAAGCTTGGAATTCTTGGAGGAGGCACGCATCGGAGGCATCCTTAAAAAGTATTGCAGCTTCTTGCCCATTCCCATCGCCTTTGGCGAAGAAGAGGTCGGCGAGGAAGACAAGAAGGTGAAGCAACCGCGCATCATCAACAACACCGATCCTGCGTGGACCAAGCAACCGTTATCGCTTAAACCGGAAGACTACACGAGCCTCTACCACGAGCTGTATCCGATGAGCGAGGATCCGTTGTTCCACATCCACCTGAACGTCGACTACCCTTTCAAGCTCACGGGCATTCTTTATTTCCCCAAGTTGAAACGCGATTTCGATCCGCAGCGCAACAAGGTGCAACTCTACAGCGAACAGGTGTTCGTTACCGACAACGTCAACGATATCCTACCGGAATTCCTCACGCTGTTGAACGGTGTCATCGACTCTCCGGACATTCCGCTGAACGTTTCGCGGAGTTACCTACAGAGCGATGCGGCAGTGAAGAAGATCAGCGGCCACATTACCAAGAAAGTGGCAGATAAGCTGAACGAGATGTTCAAGAGCGACCGCCCCGATCTGGAAAGCAAGTGGGACGACATCAAGGTATTTATTGAATACGGCATGCTCACCGACGAGAAATTCTTCGATGCGGCGCAGCAGTTCAACCTCTTCAAGAACACGGATGGCACCAGCTACACGTTGGAGGAACTGAAGATCAAACTAGCACCCACGCAGACCGATAAGGAAGAGAACGTGATCGTGCTTTACGCGAACGATGTAGAAGGTCAGCATCCGTTCATTGAAGCCGCCAAGTCCAGAGGCTACGAGGTGATGTTGTTGGACAGTCAGCTGGTCGCCCACGTTATCCAGCGGCTGGAGATGAAGAACGATAAGCTTCGTTTCGCACGCGTGGATTCTGATACGCTGGACAAACTGATCGCGAAAGACACCAAAGCAGAAAGCACATTGACCGAAGAAGAACTTGGTCAGTTGAAGCCAGCGTTCGAGTCGGTGATCGGAGACAATAAGTTCAGCCTACAATTCGAGCCCATGGGTGCAGAAGGGGATGCGGTGGTGATCACCCGTCCGGAATTCATGCGCCGCCTACGCGAGCAACAACAGACCGGCGGTCAGAACATGTTCGGCAACATGCCCGAGATGATGAACCTTGTGGTGAACACAGACCATCCGTTAACGCGCACGATCCTCGATTCCAAGACCGATAAACGTCGGGAGAAGCTGAGCAAACAGGCTGTTGATCTTGCGCTGTTGGGTCAAGGAATGTTGAAGGGTGAGGCGTTGACAGCGTTTTTGCGGAGGAGTGTGGAGTTGATCAAGTGA
- a CDS encoding mechanosensitive ion channel, translated as MEEYKIEIIESIALIVSFLVLRFILTRTIDKVAANFSYQRSRVKIIKKIINLFLFFVAGGILTFIWGVDRTELVYLVSTLLTILGIAFFAQWSIISNITSTLIIFFSHPATIGDTITVMDKDFSIEGRISDIGAFFVILKTADGEKVSIPSNVFIQKIIKRKGPDRPSLK; from the coding sequence ATGGAAGAGTACAAGATCGAGATCATAGAATCCATAGCGCTTATCGTTTCTTTCCTAGTGCTCCGGTTCATTCTTACCAGGACGATAGATAAAGTAGCGGCGAATTTCTCCTACCAAAGGTCACGTGTGAAGATCATTAAAAAGATCATCAACCTATTCTTGTTTTTCGTTGCGGGTGGAATTCTAACGTTCATTTGGGGAGTTGACCGAACTGAATTGGTCTATTTGGTCTCCACGCTATTGACCATACTGGGCATCGCTTTTTTCGCACAGTGGTCCATCATTTCGAACATCACTTCAACGCTGATCATCTTTTTCAGCCACCCGGCCACGATCGGTGACACCATCACCGTAATGGATAAGGATTTTTCGATCGAGGGCAGGATCAGCGACATCGGCGCATTCTTCGTAATTCTCAAAACAGCCGATGGGGAAAAAGTCTCAATTCCAAGCAATGTGTTCATTCAAAAGATCATCAAGCGGAAAGGTCCGGACCGTCCAAGTCTTAAGTAA
- a CDS encoding YdcF family protein, which yields MNKILIKLKRIVLHWSIRVVIVLLFLGIGFTLWWCDKKITETAAPFVSDTTEGLPYNMVGVVLGTSSKVRGGSPNPYFTYRIDAAVELLKAGKVEHLLVSGDNRTLNYNEPFVMQKALIAAGVDSARITLDYAGFRTFDSVVRAKEVFGQRSFTVISQRFHNERAVYIGRKAGLNVVGYNARDVGSNSGWKTRIREKGARVKVFLDLLLGKEPKFLGDPVAID from the coding sequence ATGAATAAGATCCTCATCAAGTTGAAACGCATTGTTCTTCACTGGAGCATTCGCGTGGTGATCGTTCTTCTTTTTCTGGGGATCGGCTTCACCTTGTGGTGGTGCGATAAAAAGATCACGGAAACCGCAGCTCCGTTCGTAAGTGATACGACCGAAGGGTTGCCGTACAACATGGTCGGCGTGGTGTTGGGCACATCTTCCAAGGTCCGTGGTGGTTCTCCAAATCCTTACTTTACGTATCGGATCGATGCTGCCGTGGAGTTATTGAAGGCGGGCAAGGTGGAGCATTTATTGGTGAGTGGCGATAACCGTACGCTTAATTACAACGAGCCATTCGTGATGCAGAAAGCCTTGATCGCTGCGGGTGTGGACAGCGCACGCATCACCTTGGACTATGCGGGTTTTCGCACTTTCGATAGTGTCGTGCGAGCGAAGGAAGTATTCGGGCAACGATCTTTCACGGTGATCAGTCAGCGTTTCCACAATGAGCGCGCTGTGTACATCGGACGTAAAGCCGGCCTCAACGTGGTAGGATACAATGCACGTGACGTAGGATCGAACAGCGGGTGGAAAACGCGCATACGCGAAAAAGGCGCACGTGTGAAGGTCTTCTTGGATCTGCTGTTGGGCAAGGAGCCCAAGTTCCTCGGCGACCCTGTGGCGATCGATTGA